A single region of the Hylaeus volcanicus isolate JK05 chromosome 5, UHH_iyHylVolc1.0_haploid, whole genome shotgun sequence genome encodes:
- the LOC128877127 gene encoding kinesin-associated protein 3 isoform X3: MDEAKFLKRKVRSGTLDVHPTEKALVVNYDVEALILGQLGDPMLGDRKECQKIIRLKSLNADTNVSLLAKEVIEKCSLIHESKLREVEQLIYYLQNRRTNDGCISNDNNSQPSRPASSNSLSADNGEMERAVISNVDSYIELLYEEIPGKIKGSSLILQLARVPDNLHELTKNESLLSALARVLREDWRRSIELSTNIVYIFFCFSMYSQFHNIVLEYRIGSLCMDIIDFELRRYDQWKEDMEKRKRHFENTTGLTFFSSGNDHSDKKMKIIDDIWNTDGPLDYEIKKRSNEISAVTENDVKKLKEELEKNRKKFKSLIKKQEQLLRVAFYLLLNIAENMEVERKMRKKNVIGMLIKTLDRTNTDLLILVIAFLKKLSIFRENKDLMAEGNIIEKIPRLLQSNNADLILSTLKLLFNLSFDAKLRARMIRVGLLPKLIKLLGQGDIKNKTIILGLLYHTSMDDKVKTMFTNTECVQLVTNMILNAEEDQPKLELIALGINLVINSKNAEVVVENNRLQGLIKRAFRNQDPLIMKMVRNISQHDSTKESFVEFVGDFAMALNQSDSQDFVLEVIGVLGNLELPDLDYSQILHRCDLIPWIRNNLVPGKSSDDLVLEIVIFLGTAAYDEDCARLLCKADILLSLIELLKAKQEDDEMVLQIIYVFYQISKHDSTRDYLIRETEAPGYLIDLMHDKNPAIRKVCDTCLDVIAMCDKNWAARIKVEKFRSHNQQWLEMVESITNDTTNHLLPEEDDSLSQFMNGDLLKHTMLFPSGNVASFTTDDRFSVMKNSSESSENQSRPVSRYKDFDEIGELMARSKSRMSVGSGIEDLYYNSKVKFAETDSSHVLI; the protein is encoded by the exons atggaTGAAGCAAAGTTTTTAAAGCG aaAAGTCAGATCTGGTACATTGGATGTACACCCGACAGAAAAAGCCTTGGTAGTGAATTATGATGTTGAAGCTTTAATCCTAGGTCAATTAGGGGATCCTATGTTGGGAGATCGTAAA GAatgtcaaaaaataattcggtTAAAGAGTCTAAATGCAGATACTAATGTGTCACTTCTAGCTAAAGAAGTgatagaaaaatgttctttGATACATGAATCAAAACTTCGAGAAGTAGAACAACTGATTTATTATCTTCAAAACCGACGAACTAATGATGGTTGCATAA gtaatgataataattctCAACCCTCAAGACCAGCATCATCAAATTCATTGTCTGCAGATAATGGAGAAATGGAACGTGCTGTCATTAGTAATGTTGACAGTTACATTGAATTGTTATACGAAGAAATACCAGGAAAAATCAAAGGTTCATCATTGATCTTGCAACTGGCAAGGGTACCTGATAATCTTCacgaattaacaaaaaatg AATCTCTGCTGAGTGCTTTAGCAAGAGTCCTTAGAGAAGATTGGAGGCGTAGCATAGAACTCTCTACAAATATTgtctacattttcttttgtttttcaatgtATAGTCAATTTCATAATATCGTTCTTGAATACAGA ATTGGATCTCTATGCATGGATATAATAGACTTTGAATTACGACGGTACGACCAATGGAAAGAGGATATGGAAAAACGTAAGCGTCATTTCGAAAATACTACaggtttaacatttttttcaagtgGAAATGATCATTCTGATAAGAAGATGAAAATTATCGATGATATTTGGAATACTGATGGTCCTTTAgattacgaaattaaaaaacgttctaatgaaatttctgCGGTAACAGAAAATGATgtgaagaaattaaaggaagaaCTTGAAAAAAATCGTAAGAAATTCAagagtttaataaaaaaacaagaacaACTATTAAGAG tggccttttatttattattaaatattgctgAAAATATGGAAGTTGAAAGAAAGATGCGCAAGAAGAATGTAATTGGTATGCTGATTAAAACATTAGATAGGACAAATACCGACTTATTAATACTGGTCattgcatttctaaaaaagTTATCcatatttcgtgaaaataaagATCTTATG gctGAGGggaatattattgaaaaaataccaAGACTTCTACAGAGTAATAATGCAGATCTGATACTGAGTAccttaaaattattgttcaatCTTTCCTTTGATGCAAAGCTTAGAGCAAGAATGATAAGAGTTGGTTTATTACCAAAGTTAATTAAACTGCTTGGTCAGGGTgatattaagaataaaacaataattttgggATTATTATATCATACCAGTATGGATGACAAAGTAAAGACTATGTTCACAAATACTGAATGCGTTCAACTG gtAACAAATATGATCTTAAATGCTGAAGAAGATCAAccaaaattagaattaatagcACTCGGTATAAATCTAGTCATTAATAGCAAAAATGCTGAAGTCGTGGTTGAAAATAATCGTTTGCAAGGACTCATCAAAAGAGCATTTAGAAATCAGGATCCTCTCATAATGAAAATGGTTAGAAATATATCTCAACATGATTCAACTAAGGAGAGTTTCGtt gAATTTGTGGGTGATTTTGCTATGGCTTTGAATCAATCAGATTCGCAGGATTTTGTATTGGAAGTTATAGGTGTATTAGGCAATTTAGAATTACCTGACTTGGATTATTCACAAATTCTTCATCGATGTGATTTGATACCATGGATACGCAATAATCTTGTTCCAG gTAAATCATCAGATGATTTAGTACTCGAGATTGTTATATTTTTGGGTACAGCAGCTTATGACGAAGATTGCGCACGTTTATTATGCAAGGCTGACATATTGCTTTCGCTAATTGAACTCCTTAAAG caaaaCAAGAGGACGATGAAATGGtcttacaaataatttatgtctTTTATCAAATATCTAAACATGATTCAACAAGGGATTATTTAATACGTGAGACTG aagCACCTGGATATTTAATAGATTTGATGCATGATAAAAATCCAGCAATTAGAAAAGTATGTGATACATGCTTGGATGTCATTGCT atGTGTGATAAAAATTGGGCAGCGCGCataaaagtggaaaagtttAGGTCACATAATCAGCAATGGTTAGAAATGGTTGAATCTATAACTAATGATACCACGAATCATTTGTTACCAGAAGAAGATGACAGTCTTTCACAATTTATGAATGGCGACCTTTTGAAACACACAATGTTATTCCCTTctg GTAATGTAGCATCATTTACTACAGATGACAGGTTTTCtgttatgaaaaattcttcaGAATCATCTGAAAATCAAAGTCGTCCAGTAAGCAG gtacaaagattttgatgaaatagGTGAACTTATGGCGCGTTCTAAGTCTCGCATGTCTGTTGGTTCTGGTATTGAAGATCTCTATTATAATTCCAAAGTTAAATTTGCTGAAACGGACAGTTCGCATGTATTGATATGA